In Phocoena phocoena chromosome 8, mPhoPho1.1, whole genome shotgun sequence, the following are encoded in one genomic region:
- the LOC136126765 gene encoding pepsin A-like, producing MKWLLLLTLIALSECTSYKVPLTRKKSLRQKLIENGKLKDFLQNHQYNIGSKYFPSEATTLMSDQPLQNFLDMEYFGTISIGTPAQDFTVIFDTGSSNLWVPSVYCSSVACTNHKRFNPQKSSTFKGTSETVSIAYGTGSMTGILGYDTVQVAGISDTNQIFGLSKTEPGSFLYYAPFDGILGLAYPSISSSGATPVFDNMWKQGLVSQDLFSVYLSNDDESGSVVQFGGIDSSYYKGTLNWVPVSFEGYWQISVDSITMSGEPIACMFGCQAIVDTGTSLLAGPTNAIANIQSYIGASEGPYGSMVISCSTIDSLPDIVFTINGVQYPVPAKAYVLQNQGGCISGFQGMNIPTFSGELWILGDIFIRQYYTVFDRANNQVGLAPLA from the exons ATGAAGTGGCTGCTTCTCCTTACCTTGATAGCGCTCTCCGAGTGCACCTCCTACAA GGTCCCGCTCACCAGAAAGAAGTCCTTGAGGCAGAAACTGATCGAGAATGGCAAGCTGAAGGACTTTCTGCAGAATCACCAGTACAACATAGGCAGCAAGTACTTTCCCTCGGAGGCCACCACCTTGATGTCCGACCAGCCCCTTCAGAACTTCCTGGAT ATGGAGTACTTTGGCACCATCAGCATTGGAACCCCCGCCCAGGACTTCACCGTCATCTTTGACACTGGCTCCTCCAACCTGTGGGTGCCCTCCGTCTACTGCTCCAGTGTTGCCTGCA CCAACCACAAGCGCTTCAACCCTCAAAAGTCCTCCACCTTCAAGGGCACCAGCGAGACGGTCTCCATTGCCTATGGCACCGGCAGCATGACAGGCATCCTTGGATACGACACAGTCCAG GTTGCAGGCATCTCTGACACCAACCAGATCTTTGGCCTGAGTAAGACAGAGCCCGGCTCCTTCCTGTACTACGCTCCCTTCGACGGCATCCTGGGTCTGGCCTACCCCAGCATCTCCTCCTCCGGGGCCACCCCTGTTTTTGACAACATGTGGAAGCAGGGTCTGGTTTCCCAAGACCTCTTCTCCGTCTACCTGAGCAA TGACGATGAGAGCGGCAGCGTGGTACAGTTTGGTGGCATCGATTCTTCTTACTACAAGGGAACCCTGAACTGGGTGCCTGTTTCTTTTGAGGGTTATTGGCAGATCAGCGTGGACAG CATCACCATGTCTGGAGAGCCCATCGCTTGCATGTTCGGCTGCCAGGCCATCGTTGACACCGGTACCTCTCTGCTGGCCGGCCCGACCAATGCCATTGCCAACATCCAGAGCTACATTGGAGCCAGCGAGGGTCCCTACGGCAGC ATGGTGATCAGCTGCTCCACCATCGACAGCCTTCCTGACATCGTCTTCACAATCAACGGTGTCCAGTACCCTGTTCCCGCAAAGGCCTACGTCCTGCAG AACCAGGGAGGCTGCATCAGCGGATTCCAGGGCATGAACATCCCCACCTTCTCCGGAGAGCTCTGGATCTTGGGTGACATCTTCATCcgccagtactacactgtcttTGACAGGGCCAACAACCAGGTCGGCCTGGCTCCCTTGGCCTGA